A single window of Fervidicoccus fontis Kam940 DNA harbors:
- a CDS encoding 50S ribosomal protein L22, translating to MGGWNYSLKLEDESKIAKAVMRDLPISPKKVHNLARAVNGMMLQDAKKYLERVIAKEEAVPHFIHRKKIPHHKGLSERWGIPVGKYPVKAAKFLLKALNNVEANAESKELDAEKLKIIHLSVQQGYTLKRYMPRAFGRSTPKFKRYSNIEVIVKEV from the coding sequence ATGGGTGGATGGAACTATAGCTTAAAACTAGAGGATGAAAGCAAAATAGCAAAGGCTGTTATGAGAGATCTTCCAATCAGTCCTAAGAAGGTCCATAACTTAGCAAGGGCAGTTAACGGCATGATGCTTCAAGATGCGAAAAAATACCTAGAAAGAGTTATTGCAAAGGAGGAGGCAGTCCCTCATTTCATTCACAGAAAGAAAATACCTCATCACAAAGGGTTAAGTGAAAGATGGGGGATACCTGTGGGCAAGTATCCAGTAAAGGCAGCAAAGTTTTTGCTGAAAGCATTGAACAATGTTGAAGCAAATGCGGAAAGCAAAGAGTTGGATGCCGAAAAGCTGAAAATAATTCACTTAAGCGTTCAGCAGGGGTATACATTAAAGAGGTATATGCCAAGAGCATTTGGAAGATCAACACCTAAATTTAAGAGATATTCTAACATCGAAGTAATAGTAAAGGAGGTTTAA
- a CDS encoding 30S ribosomal protein S19 has translation MSKPEIESEWKNFRYRGIKFDKLIEISMDELVSLFPARERRSITRGFTPEQIRFLQKIRRGKKEGKKVIKTHLRNMIVLPEMIGLTIAVYNGKEFIPVRITPEMLGKRLGEFAPTTKSVKHGEPGLKATRSSMFTAIK, from the coding sequence ATGAGCAAGCCAGAGATAGAGAGCGAGTGGAAAAATTTCCGATATAGAGGGATTAAGTTTGATAAGCTTATAGAAATATCAATGGATGAGCTCGTTTCACTGTTTCCAGCAAGAGAAAGAAGAAGCATAACTAGGGGATTCACACCAGAACAGATCAGATTCCTCCAGAAAATAAGAAGAGGTAAAAAGGAAGGTAAAAAGGTCATAAAAACCCATCTGCGAAATATGATAGTACTTCCAGAAATGATTGGGCTGACAATCGCTGTATACAATGGAAAGGAGTTCATTCCCGTGAGGATCACACCTGAAATGCTTGGTAAAAGGCTAGGAGAATTTGCTCCAACTACAAAGTCAGTAAAGCATGGAGAGCCCGGGCTTAAAGCGACTAGAAGCTCAATGTTTACAGCAATTAAGTAA
- a CDS encoding vWA domain-containing protein, whose amino-acid sequence MLSDEINLDEVISIVQGIAGRLRERNVLVSTSEIENAVKLYITATQLSPYGYFPLKPVIESVFVKRKYDEEIFNDAWRDISKVSYGEKIRASEKPKEKLLKGKRIEEKEEHESLDIARMQKLSVGKLRKMGKFNEENKRKLEIARKINTLQKYYETGNRGYIDLLESELKASQKKKGSYESKDSYSASSRYEAIEKLLFRIVENPDNANALLALSKITGSDLPIEAIKYFVKKRKTFLVEKIAASIFKRSGGLLKGKKYEKGYIYGRVDIRKTLFELSRNHPEELVFKQKKRENGAILVIDKSDSMRKRSTSVIKIASQYYPFLKSLILFDTEVKVKKISRSSSRWNIVKDLLSMNFSGYTNISKALRQVIEISKPKDTVIIISDMEQTVEDEFYISLIDKLIRKKVRLIIFTSEEYAKIFKQIFPSSVNVKLIL is encoded by the coding sequence ATGCTTTCTGATGAAATTAATTTGGATGAAGTAATTAGTATTGTACAAGGAATTGCAGGTAGGCTGAGAGAGAGAAACGTATTGGTAAGTACAAGTGAAATTGAAAATGCTGTAAAATTATATATTACTGCAACTCAACTTTCTCCATATGGCTATTTTCCGTTGAAGCCAGTGATTGAATCTGTATTTGTGAAGAGGAAATATGATGAGGAAATATTTAATGATGCTTGGAGGGACATTAGCAAAGTTTCTTATGGAGAGAAAATAAGAGCTTCAGAAAAACCGAAGGAAAAACTCTTGAAGGGAAAAAGGATAGAGGAAAAAGAAGAGCATGAAAGTTTAGATATAGCTAGAATGCAAAAACTAAGCGTTGGAAAATTAAGAAAAATGGGAAAGTTCAATGAGGAGAATAAGAGAAAGCTTGAGATTGCGAGAAAAATAAACACCTTACAGAAATACTATGAAACAGGAAACAGAGGGTATATAGATTTACTTGAAAGTGAGCTGAAAGCTTCGCAAAAAAAGAAAGGAAGCTATGAAAGTAAAGATTCTTATTCGGCTTCTAGCAGGTATGAGGCAATAGAAAAGTTGCTTTTTAGAATTGTAGAGAATCCCGATAATGCAAATGCTTTATTGGCTCTTTCAAAAATTACAGGGAGCGATTTACCTATAGAAGCGATCAAATATTTTGTTAAGAAAAGGAAAACGTTTTTGGTTGAAAAAATTGCGGCTTCTATATTTAAGAGGTCAGGCGGGCTTCTCAAAGGGAAAAAATATGAAAAAGGGTATATCTATGGAAGGGTTGATATTAGAAAAACGCTGTTTGAGCTTTCAAGAAACCACCCCGAAGAGCTCGTATTTAAGCAGAAAAAGAGAGAGAACGGTGCTATTTTAGTAATAGATAAAAGCGATAGCATGAGAAAGAGGTCAACTTCAGTTATTAAAATAGCTTCTCAATACTATCCCTTTCTTAAATCCTTGATTCTATTTGATACCGAAGTAAAGGTGAAAAAAATAAGCAGATCGAGCTCGAGATGGAACATAGTTAAAGATCTTCTTTCGATGAACTTCTCTGGCTATACAAATATAAGTAAGGCATTAAGGCAAGTAATAGAAATTTCAAAACCGAAAGATACCGTCATAATAATAAGTGACATGGAGCAAACAGTAGAAGACGAATTTTATATATCATTAATAGACAAACTAATACGGAAAAAAGTCAGACTGATCATATTCACTTCTGAGGAATATGCTAAGATATTCAAGCAGATTTTTCCAAGTTCTGTGAATGTGAAACTTATTCTATAG
- a CDS encoding AAA family ATPase encodes MADSLTSETDPIEVKVRDIYEQAYPRIREVRNPIEAKKILREEYKLIVSEGLITLVFAAFIDGLPVLFEGPPGTGKTEIGEALLSLWAGRKAIILPCSENYDEYRVLGDFHPMKAYKEGFNEESFIPRPLLAALILDSGILIDEIRRSSEEFQNLLLDVIDKRRIIIPELKKVYKAKGIGFQLIFTSNPEDLAQNELSDAFMRRVVRIKLDYPPPDKEIEIIRLRLGTVSSLISEDMMMKGIEAINVLRKSDLMYKPGIADSVRWMGISARIAMLRGHERVSEEDLLEGAKATLLKRNDEEEAVIKIIKRFFG; translated from the coding sequence ATGGCTGATTCTCTTACAAGTGAGACTGATCCTATAGAAGTTAAAGTAAGAGACATTTATGAACAGGCATATCCGAGAATAAGAGAAGTAAGAAATCCTATTGAAGCAAAGAAAATTTTGAGAGAAGAGTACAAGCTGATCGTAAGCGAGGGACTAATAACGCTTGTATTTGCAGCATTTATTGATGGTCTCCCCGTTCTCTTTGAAGGTCCTCCAGGTACAGGTAAAACTGAAATTGGAGAAGCACTTTTAAGCCTTTGGGCTGGGAGAAAGGCCATTATCCTTCCTTGCAGCGAGAACTATGATGAGTATAGAGTCCTAGGAGACTTCCATCCTATGAAAGCTTACAAAGAAGGATTTAACGAGGAATCTTTTATTCCAAGGCCTCTGCTTGCTGCTTTAATACTGGACAGCGGAATACTCATTGATGAGATTAGAAGGAGTAGCGAAGAATTTCAAAACCTATTGCTCGACGTCATAGACAAGAGAAGAATAATCATCCCGGAACTAAAAAAGGTATATAAAGCTAAGGGAATCGGCTTTCAGCTGATTTTTACTAGCAATCCTGAAGACCTAGCACAAAATGAGCTAAGCGACGCATTTATGAGGAGGGTAGTGAGGATCAAGCTCGACTATCCGCCACCAGACAAAGAGATTGAGATCATTAGATTAAGACTTGGAACAGTTTCTTCTTTAATATCAGAAGACATGATGATGAAGGGAATAGAAGCCATTAATGTATTGCGAAAATCAGATTTGATGTACAAACCAGGAATCGCTGATAGCGTTAGATGGATGGGAATTAGCGCGAGGATCGCGATGCTGAGAGGGCATGAGAGAGTCAGTGAAGAAGACCTGCTGGAAGGCGCAAAAGCCACTCTACTCAAGAGAAATGATGAGGAAGAAGCAGTAATAAAAATTATAAAGAGATTCTTCGGGTAA
- a CDS encoding 50S ribosomal protein L2 — translation MGKKIRQQRAGRGSPTFRSRKHLHEAPAAYPAIKEDETFKGHIVEIIHDPGRWVPLAKVKLENGVEFYTIASEGSYIGQEIEIGPNAKPVNGNILPLQSIPEGTQVFNIEIKPMDGGKLVRTGGGYAQIISKGVNTVTVVLPSGKSKEIDGRSRATIGVAAGGGRIEKPLLKAGNSYWKWKPKARKYPKVRGVAMNVVSHPFGGGHHQSESKPTTVSRNAPPGRKVGHIAARRTGRRKGKVQQ, via the coding sequence ATGGGTAAGAAAATAAGGCAACAGAGAGCCGGAAGAGGCTCACCTACATTTAGGAGCAGAAAGCATCTGCATGAAGCGCCTGCAGCATATCCTGCAATAAAAGAAGATGAGACATTCAAAGGACATATCGTAGAGATCATTCACGATCCTGGAAGATGGGTTCCTCTGGCAAAAGTGAAGCTAGAAAATGGGGTTGAATTCTATACAATAGCATCAGAAGGATCATATATTGGTCAGGAAATCGAAATAGGACCAAATGCTAAACCTGTAAATGGAAATATACTCCCGCTTCAGTCAATACCCGAAGGCACGCAGGTATTCAATATTGAGATAAAGCCAATGGATGGGGGAAAGCTTGTGCGGACAGGTGGCGGATATGCCCAAATAATAAGTAAAGGTGTAAATACAGTGACAGTTGTGCTTCCTAGCGGCAAGTCAAAGGAAATTGATGGTAGGTCGAGAGCTACAATAGGAGTTGCAGCAGGAGGAGGAAGAATAGAAAAACCCTTATTAAAAGCTGGAAACAGCTATTGGAAATGGAAGCCGAAAGCAAGAAAGTATCCAAAAGTCAGAGGAGTAGCTATGAACGTAGTATCTCATCCGTTCGGTGGAGGTCACCACCAGTCTGAAAGTAAGCCAACTACTGTGTCTAGGAATGCTCCTCCAGGGAGAAAGGTTGGTCATATTGCTGCTAGGAGAACTGGAAGGAGAAAAGGAAAAGTTCAGCAGTAA
- a CDS encoding 50S ribosomal protein L23: MSEEFVIISPLHTELALNYIEKYNTIVFVVDRKATKLRIKEEVEKRFGVKVEKVRTEITPKGEKRAFVKLTPEYKAEEVATRLGLL; encoded by the coding sequence ATGAGCGAAGAATTTGTAATAATTTCACCACTTCACACTGAGCTTGCGCTCAATTACATAGAAAAGTATAATACAATCGTCTTTGTAGTTGATAGAAAGGCAACAAAGCTAAGGATAAAAGAGGAAGTTGAGAAAAGATTTGGCGTAAAAGTTGAAAAGGTCAGAACAGAAATAACTCCAAAAGGAGAGAAAAGAGCTTTTGTTAAACTTACCCCAGAATATAAGGCTGAGGAAGTAGCTACAAGATTAGGACTATTATGA
- the rpl4p gene encoding 50S ribosomal protein L4 → MVIVVNNSAKIEVDVFDKNAQPKEKTELPLVFYIPIRKDLIRRAFHAEFTAGLQPKGRDPMAGKRTPAESLGVGRGLARVPRVPGTSEGAFAPMTVGGRVAHPIKTEEKIVEEINKKERLLATASAVAATSSIEFVKKRGHKFTSTALPIVLDSSIEKEITKLSEAKELLKKLGVWEDVERSYSRIRIRSGKGKMRGRRYIEPKSLLFVLSSINTPFAKAVRNLPGVDVVSADNLSILHLAPGGVPGRLTIYTKDSLLKLQERFKNIRVVLR, encoded by the coding sequence ATGGTTATAGTTGTTAATAATAGCGCAAAAATAGAGGTCGATGTATTTGACAAAAATGCTCAGCCTAAGGAGAAAACAGAACTACCACTAGTATTTTACATTCCGATAAGAAAAGATCTAATAAGAAGAGCCTTTCATGCTGAGTTTACAGCGGGACTACAGCCGAAAGGAAGAGATCCGATGGCAGGAAAAAGAACCCCAGCTGAAAGTTTAGGTGTAGGAAGAGGGTTGGCCAGAGTACCTAGAGTACCGGGAACATCAGAAGGAGCCTTTGCTCCGATGACGGTCGGAGGAAGAGTTGCTCATCCTATAAAGACTGAGGAAAAAATAGTTGAAGAAATAAACAAAAAAGAAAGATTGTTAGCCACAGCTTCTGCAGTTGCTGCAACATCTTCGATAGAATTTGTGAAGAAAAGAGGACATAAGTTCACGTCTACTGCTCTTCCAATTGTACTAGATAGTAGCATAGAAAAAGAGATCACCAAACTTTCAGAGGCAAAAGAGCTCCTGAAAAAATTAGGCGTCTGGGAGGATGTCGAAAGATCGTATAGCAGAATAAGGATAAGGTCAGGAAAGGGAAAAATGAGAGGAAGAAGATATATTGAGCCTAAAAGCTTGCTATTTGTACTTTCTTCAATCAATACTCCTTTTGCAAAAGCGGTGAGAAACTTGCCTGGAGTTGATGTGGTAAGCGCTGATAATCTGTCAATACTGCATTTAGCTCCTGGGGGCGTTCCTGGCAGATTGACTATCTATACAAAAGATTCTCTATTAAAGCTTCAAGAAAGATTTAAAAATATTAGGGTGGTATTGAGATGA
- a CDS encoding 50S ribosomal protein L3, whose translation MGHRKKSAPRRGTLGVRPRQRFEGIVPRVRTWPVLEEKKIFPLGFIGYKVGMTHALVVDDRKTSITFGKQIFTPVTLLETPPMILAGIRGYSFDINEGKQPLTEAWATGDTLKNTNIERLIKSFSPNSTQQKLEELEKSLSEMAELRALLLSQPTLAGGISKKKPELIEVGLSGKDLKAQFSYAVEKLGKTIKISEIFNPGKFVDIIAVTKGKGFQGPVKRFGIKVLPRWHKHRKAARKIGARGPGMGALSTAPQAGQMGFHQRVDYNKRILYIADTEGKDKELLAKINPSSGWHKYGLIRTDFVILAGSIPGSRKRPVILRQPVRPPSWIPEGAPKITYLHKIGEL comes from the coding sequence ATGGGTCATAGAAAGAAAAGCGCTCCTAGAAGAGGAACTCTAGGGGTAAGGCCAAGGCAGAGATTTGAAGGAATTGTACCAAGAGTAAGGACTTGGCCTGTATTAGAAGAAAAGAAAATTTTTCCTTTAGGTTTTATAGGATATAAGGTAGGAATGACACATGCACTTGTGGTAGATGATAGAAAAACATCTATAACATTCGGGAAGCAGATCTTCACTCCAGTGACTTTGCTAGAGACTCCTCCAATGATCCTGGCTGGAATAAGAGGTTACAGCTTTGATATAAATGAAGGCAAGCAACCATTAACTGAGGCATGGGCAACCGGTGATACCTTAAAGAACACGAACATAGAAAGGCTAATAAAAAGCTTTTCTCCAAATTCAACACAACAAAAATTAGAAGAGCTAGAGAAATCTCTCTCCGAAATGGCCGAATTGAGAGCGCTTCTTTTATCTCAGCCGACTTTAGCGGGAGGCATCTCAAAGAAGAAACCTGAATTAATTGAAGTTGGATTGTCAGGAAAAGACTTAAAGGCGCAGTTCAGTTATGCAGTTGAGAAATTGGGGAAAACTATTAAGATTTCTGAAATATTTAATCCTGGAAAATTTGTCGACATCATTGCAGTAACTAAAGGAAAGGGATTTCAAGGTCCTGTGAAAAGATTTGGAATAAAAGTATTGCCGAGATGGCATAAGCATAGAAAGGCAGCGAGAAAAATTGGAGCTAGGGGTCCAGGTATGGGCGCTCTCTCTACAGCTCCTCAGGCAGGTCAAATGGGATTCCACCAGAGAGTGGACTACAACAAAAGAATTCTGTATATAGCTGATACAGAAGGAAAAGATAAGGAACTGTTAGCAAAAATAAACCCCTCCAGTGGATGGCATAAATATGGATTAATCAGAACAGATTTCGTGATTCTTGCAGGAAGCATTCCTGGTTCAAGAAAAAGACCAGTGATATTAAGGCAACCTGTGAGACCTCCAAGTTGGATACCTGAGGGCGCGCCTAAGATAACTTATCTCCACAAAATTGGTGAGTTGTGA
- a CDS encoding putative RNA uridine N3 methyltransferase — protein sequence MKSIEILLPYCSLENEPDQIRITLKANIIARAASIFKVERITLYRSRSDKKSCKDQKEILGLLLRYFVTPPYLKKKIFGKRKELKYVGMAYPLQIPTHSLSKKAKEGDIRVGLVERVKESAIFADIGVGKQVKISNSNYELKRGDLIFVKVKKGDLSELEIIKNPDIYVGYSVRECENPLDYLKEKKKDGLVIGTSKFGDPIWENLKEVEEKLKSSDKVVVVFGEPYRGIFEIFKQLGGNTDDLFHGIYNLVRDQGTKTIRMEEALFIALSLLNVLSS from the coding sequence ATGAAAAGCATTGAAATTTTATTGCCATATTGTTCTTTGGAAAACGAACCTGACCAAATAAGAATTACCTTAAAAGCTAATATAATTGCAAGAGCAGCATCAATTTTTAAAGTTGAAAGAATAACCCTCTATAGAAGCAGGAGCGACAAGAAATCTTGCAAAGACCAGAAAGAAATTCTAGGGCTTCTTTTAAGGTATTTTGTCACTCCTCCATACCTTAAGAAGAAAATCTTTGGAAAGAGAAAAGAATTAAAATACGTTGGGATGGCGTATCCTCTACAAATACCAACGCACAGCCTATCTAAAAAGGCAAAAGAAGGTGACATAAGAGTAGGGTTGGTTGAGAGAGTTAAGGAAAGTGCAATATTCGCAGACATCGGAGTTGGAAAACAGGTTAAGATTTCAAATAGCAATTATGAATTGAAAAGGGGGGATCTCATTTTCGTCAAGGTGAAGAAAGGCGATCTTTCTGAGCTCGAAATCATTAAAAATCCCGATATATATGTAGGGTATTCAGTAAGAGAATGCGAGAACCCATTAGATTATTTAAAGGAAAAAAAGAAGGATGGACTGGTAATAGGTACTTCAAAGTTCGGCGATCCTATTTGGGAAAATCTAAAAGAAGTTGAAGAAAAGCTTAAGAGTAGCGATAAAGTTGTAGTCGTGTTTGGAGAGCCTTACAGAGGAATATTTGAGATATTTAAGCAGCTTGGTGGGAATACCGATGACCTCTTTCACGGAATTTATAATCTTGTAAGAGATCAGGGCACTAAAACGATCAGAATGGAAGAGGCATTGTTTATAGCTCTTTCACTGTTGAACGTACTTTCTTCTTGA
- a CDS encoding acyltransferase, translated as MSTKKSVISKDAIVREGALILGSSIIGSRAFIDTGTVVGYPIRSRIKMLQEGKKGEIESEGATIGDNSVIRSNSIIYERVKIGKNVETGHRILIREDTEIGDNSIIGTDTVIDGRVKIGEFARIETGVYIPPYTIIGKNVFLGPRVVFTNDKYPVSKRLLGAIVEDNVAIGANATIIAGVRIGKGAVIASGAVVTKDVEPNTVVAGVPARKLMSKDEYNRKREKYESEA; from the coding sequence TTGAGTACTAAAAAATCCGTAATTTCTAAGGACGCAATAGTAAGAGAAGGCGCTTTAATATTAGGTTCTTCTATAATTGGAAGCAGAGCTTTCATAGATACTGGAACTGTAGTAGGGTACCCTATTAGAAGTAGAATTAAAATGCTTCAAGAAGGAAAAAAAGGGGAAATAGAAAGCGAAGGTGCTACTATTGGAGATAATTCTGTTATAAGAAGCAATTCTATAATATATGAAAGAGTAAAAATTGGGAAAAACGTTGAAACGGGACATAGAATATTGATCAGAGAAGACACTGAAATAGGAGACAACAGCATTATTGGAACAGATACAGTAATTGATGGTAGGGTGAAAATAGGGGAATTCGCCAGAATAGAAACTGGCGTTTACATACCTCCATATACAATAATTGGAAAAAATGTATTCCTAGGTCCAAGGGTAGTATTTACCAATGATAAGTACCCTGTAAGCAAGAGACTACTCGGAGCAATAGTTGAAGATAACGTAGCTATTGGTGCAAATGCTACAATCATAGCTGGTGTCAGAATTGGCAAAGGTGCTGTAATAGCATCCGGTGCAGTTGTTACGAAAGATGTAGAGCCTAACACTGTAGTCGCTGGAGTGCCTGCGAGAAAGCTGATGAGCAAAGATGAATATAATAGAAAGAGGGAAAAATATGAATCAGAAGCATGA